Proteins encoded together in one Janthinobacterium tructae window:
- a CDS encoding Crp/Fnr family transcriptional regulator, translating into MSHTQLITPVQKNQLLPRAMPAAGREIKLASRVSLSSAQQNELLAALPRAALESLFEDLELVELPFGKELYAYGNNLEYSYFPTTAIISLLYVMEDGATTEIAVVGHEGVAGASLLAGERAMCTAVVQSAGYGYRLKTQSLRDAFNQGGALPQLLMRYTNALFAQMAQNAVGGRHSSIEQKLCRWLLDRLDRSPSNELKVTQELISIMLGVRRESITAAAGKLQDEGLIHYRRGNITVLDRAGLECYAGECYKVAKTEYDRLLRDVSRC; encoded by the coding sequence ATGAGCCATACTCAACTTATCACCCCGGTCCAGAAGAACCAGTTGCTGCCGCGCGCCATGCCGGCGGCTGGTCGGGAAATCAAGCTTGCGTCGCGGGTTAGCCTCAGCAGTGCCCAACAAAATGAATTGCTGGCCGCCCTGCCGCGCGCCGCGCTCGAATCGCTGTTCGAAGACCTGGAACTGGTGGAACTGCCTTTCGGCAAGGAACTGTATGCCTACGGTAACAACCTGGAATACAGCTATTTCCCCACCACCGCCATCATTTCGCTGCTGTACGTGATGGAAGATGGCGCCACGACGGAAATCGCCGTCGTCGGCCATGAAGGCGTGGCCGGTGCCTCGTTGCTGGCAGGCGAGCGCGCCATGTGCACGGCCGTCGTGCAAAGCGCCGGCTACGGTTATCGCCTGAAAACGCAAAGCTTGCGCGACGCCTTCAATCAAGGCGGTGCCCTGCCCCAGTTGCTGATGCGCTACACCAACGCCCTGTTTGCGCAAATGGCGCAGAACGCCGTCGGCGGCCGCCACAGTTCGATCGAGCAAAAGCTGTGCCGCTGGCTGCTGGACCGCCTGGACCGTTCGCCGTCGAACGAATTGAAAGTGACGCAGGAGCTGATCTCCATCATGCTGGGCGTGCGCCGCGAAAGCATCACGGCCGCCGCCGGCAAGCTGCAAGATGAAGGCTTGATCCACTATCGCCGCGGCAATATCACGGTGCTGGACCGCGCCGGCCTGGAATGCTATGCGGGCGAGTGCTACAAGGTCGCCAAGACGGAATACGACCGCTTGCTGCGCGACGTGTCACGCTGCTGA
- a CDS encoding methyl-accepting chemotaxis protein translates to MKILLTPAIRLMQRLRLLPKFMLVCLVFLLPLALATTLLISELGKSLAQAQDAQRGVAYVRQLQEGTRLLQQRRGLEHLRLSGKAGMDNSALNTRITAALASLARLPAGAGLPQAAELTQQWQALLGRQAGLAARDSYAAHTALLRQAAKLGQLVADRSHLSLDPDAGANHLSAVFTATLPDLAESLSDIAGRGAAYIDTGLFEANEDQLVNANALIARHELERLPARFDEILAAKPALRASLQPALKAVPTALAFLERTKNEVTNSYDQTSGAQFHAAGMQAIDALHALSGASASALDDLLAQRIARDEARRGLILAAMLLVLLAAAYLCAGFYAAFARDVTQLRVAVGAAAAGDLSQRITSQAHDEIGDLVRDFGAMTHGLATLVQEIRGGAAVIAAAGADIAQGNAALSGHTATQADALGATVDSMRELTATVGRNEAHVGQGRTLVATAADVALRGGQTVGAVVETMASIKASSHKIVDIIGVINGIAFQTNILALNAAVEAARAGEQGRGFAVVASEVRSLAQRSNEAALEIKRLIGDSVATVDAGGELVNAAGHTMRQVVDAVQQVAVVIGRISSAGAEQNGEIARINQALAQIDDMTRQNAGLVDEARAGSQRLHQEGEALTQAVSRFRLGEHEAPGTRQTPAAPMRDGLPSVRPAGLWSANKPRVISQNRAERRKAS, encoded by the coding sequence ATGAAAATCCTCCTTACCCCCGCCATCCGACTCATGCAGCGCCTGCGCCTGCTGCCCAAATTCATGCTGGTCTGCCTGGTCTTCCTGCTGCCGCTGGCGCTGGCGACCACCCTGCTGATCTCGGAGCTGGGCAAGTCGCTGGCGCAGGCGCAGGATGCGCAGCGGGGCGTGGCCTATGTGCGCCAGTTGCAGGAAGGCACGCGACTGCTGCAGCAGCGGCGCGGCCTGGAACACTTGCGCCTGAGCGGCAAGGCGGGCATGGACAACTCGGCCCTGAATACGCGCATCACGGCCGCGCTGGCGTCCCTGGCGCGCTTGCCGGCCGGCGCCGGCCTGCCCCAGGCGGCCGAGCTGACGCAGCAGTGGCAAGCCCTGCTGGGCCGCCAGGCGGGCCTCGCGGCGCGCGACAGCTATGCGGCGCACACGGCACTGCTGCGCCAGGCGGCCAAACTGGGCCAGCTGGTGGCCGACCGTTCGCACCTGAGCCTCGACCCGGACGCAGGCGCCAACCACCTGAGCGCCGTCTTCACGGCCACCCTGCCCGACCTGGCCGAGAGCCTGTCCGACATCGCCGGGCGCGGCGCCGCCTACATCGACACGGGCCTGTTCGAAGCGAACGAAGATCAACTCGTCAACGCCAACGCCCTGATCGCGCGCCACGAACTGGAACGCCTGCCGGCCCGCTTCGACGAAATCCTCGCCGCCAAGCCAGCCTTGCGCGCCAGCCTGCAGCCGGCGCTGAAAGCCGTGCCGACGGCACTGGCCTTCCTCGAACGCACGAAAAATGAAGTGACCAATTCCTACGACCAGACCTCGGGCGCGCAATTCCACGCGGCCGGCATGCAAGCCATCGACGCCCTGCACGCGCTGTCCGGCGCCTCGGCAAGCGCCCTGGACGACTTGCTGGCGCAGCGCATCGCCCGCGACGAGGCGCGCCGCGGCCTGATCCTGGCCGCCATGTTGCTGGTACTGCTGGCCGCGGCCTACCTGTGCGCGGGTTTCTATGCCGCGTTCGCGCGCGACGTAACGCAATTGCGCGTGGCCGTCGGCGCGGCGGCGGCCGGCGACCTGTCGCAGCGCATCACCTCGCAGGCGCACGATGAAATCGGCGATCTGGTACGCGACTTCGGCGCCATGACGCACGGCCTGGCCACCCTGGTGCAGGAAATCCGCGGCGGCGCGGCCGTCATCGCGGCGGCCGGCGCCGATATCGCCCAGGGCAATGCGGCCCTGTCCGGCCACACGGCCACGCAAGCGGACGCGCTGGGCGCCACCGTGGACTCGATGCGCGAGCTGACGGCCACCGTGGGCCGCAACGAAGCCCATGTAGGACAGGGACGCACCCTGGTGGCGACGGCGGCCGACGTGGCACTGCGCGGCGGGCAAACGGTGGGCGCCGTGGTCGAGACCATGGCCTCGATCAAGGCCAGCTCGCACAAGATCGTCGACATCATCGGCGTCATCAACGGCATCGCCTTCCAGACGAATATCCTGGCCCTGAATGCAGCTGTGGAAGCGGCTAGAGCCGGCGAACAAGGACGCGGCTTTGCCGTCGTCGCCTCCGAAGTGCGCAGCCTGGCGCAGCGCTCGAACGAGGCGGCGCTGGAAATCAAGCGCCTGATCGGCGATTCCGTGGCCACCGTCGATGCGGGCGGCGAGCTCGTCAATGCCGCCGGCCACACCATGCGGCAAGTCGTCGATGCGGTGCAGCAGGTGGCCGTGGTGATCGGGCGCATCAGCAGCGCCGGCGCCGAGCAGAATGGCGAGATCGCCCGCATCAACCAGGCGCTGGCGCAAATCGACGACATGACGCGCCAGAACGCGGGCCTGGTCGACGAGGCGCGCGCCGGTTCGCAGCGCCTGCACCAGGAAGGCGAAGCGCTGACACAGGCCGTCAGCCGCTTCCGTCTGGGCGAACACGAGGCGCCAGGCACGCGTCAGACACCCGCCGCGCCCATGCGCGACGGCTTGCCCAGCGTGCGTCCGGCCGGCCTGTGGAGCGCCAATAAGCCGCGCGTCATATCACAAAATCGCGCAGAACGGCGCAAGGCTAGCTAG